A single Arcobacter sp. FWKO B DNA region contains:
- a CDS encoding cbb3-type cytochrome oxidase subunit 3 yields the protein MDYETLLTVQGYAKFFLILIVFIVFYSYAYSLYKRNKTGERDFEKYSKLVLDDSIESKPLESRKENSEKKDKES from the coding sequence ATGGATTACGAAACACTATTGACTGTACAGGGTTATGCGAAGTTTTTTCTTATATTGATAGTATTTATAGTTTTTTATAGCTATGCATATTCGCTTTATAAAAGAAACAAAACAGGAGAGAGAGATTTTGAGAAATACTCTAAGCTTGTATTGGATGATAGTATTGAGTCCAAACCTTTAGAAAGTAGAAAAGAAAACAGCGAAAAAAAAGATAAGGAGAGCTGA
- a CDS encoding c-type cytochrome, with amino-acid sequence MKSMWIGGIILIVALMAGTYIVAGDAFNLGEDYINDLTMLAGLAIISITVFVALKYIQQIKNDKAGGELAEDNWDGIGEYKNPIPTGWGLAFIGTLVWLFWYWTVGYPTSGFSQIGQYNEEVLEYNAKYEAKWANADEATLKAMGESLYLVNCAPCHGVDANGIDGKAQNLTQRISKESVVYAIKNGGNNFVTHYPGGMPGGLLYEDADINAVANWIANGAKGEAPEAFTTGTCNSCHGDDARGIAMVGPNLVSYDNDMITAVLDDGKKGNIGIMPAFKGMLNETQYKALGSYLRSIGE; translated from the coding sequence ATGAAATCTATGTGGATAGGTGGTATAATTCTTATTGTTGCATTGATGGCAGGAACCTACATAGTTGCGGGTGATGCTTTTAATCTAGGTGAGGATTATATCAACGACCTTACAATGTTAGCTGGATTGGCTATTATTTCTATTACAGTTTTTGTAGCATTGAAATATATCCAGCAAATCAAAAATGACAAAGCTGGTGGTGAGCTAGCTGAAGATAACTGGGATGGTATAGGTGAATACAAAAACCCAATTCCAACAGGATGGGGACTTGCATTTATTGGTACTTTGGTATGGCTTTTTTGGTATTGGACTGTTGGTTATCCAACAAGTGGCTTTAGTCAAATTGGTCAGTATAATGAAGAAGTTTTGGAATACAATGCTAAATATGAAGCTAAATGGGCAAACGCTGATGAAGCTACACTAAAAGCAATGGGTGAGTCTTTATATCTTGTAAATTGTGCACCATGCCACGGTGTTGATGCAAATGGAATAGATGGTAAAGCACAAAACTTAACACAAAGAATTTCAAAAGAATCTGTTGTGTATGCTATTAAAAATGGTGGAAACAACTTTGTAACACATTATCCAGGTGGTATGCCAGGTGGATTGTTGTATGAAGATGCTGATATCAATGCAGTAGCTAATTGGATAGCAAATGGTGCTAAAGGTGAGGCTCCAGAAGCTTTCACAACTGGTACTTGTAATTCATGCCATGGTGATGATGCAAGAGGTATAGCGATGGTTGGACCAAACTTAGTATCTTATGATAATGATATGATTACAGCAGTGTTAGATGATGGTAAAAAAGGTAATATTGGTATCATGCCAGCATTTAAAGGTATGCTAAATGAGACTCAATACAAAGCTCTTGGTAGCTATCTTAGAAGTATAGGAGAGTAA
- a CDS encoding AAA family ATPase yields MSSPFPYDRLPTQDEFFGRVAEFEKLSQTVKYSNNLLIYSKRRMGKSSLIKTFFEQNSKEYLTIYVDIFDITSKEDFAHKLLKALANAGKFDLKTTIKNLTSLFKRVRVEPTIDTNTLEYSIKPIIATLSFDEMMEDFFHSLNELSKTNKIIVAIDEFQQIASITDVKLDAMMRTYIQERQNISYVFLGSKRHLLTSLFEYKSPLYELATPMLLEPLDIDAIYEYSKKHLKVSYDIVEYIYDISDGETKMIQNILHLMYLQKEKEISKNMVDDALQEIINSKDGSYKLLFDTLGNNQKIALKIVGIYKKGFFANTILQEYNIKKQTLQSSVDALFAKELIDKEDDRYFIPDRAFELWVERL; encoded by the coding sequence ATGAGTTCACCTTTCCCGTATGATAGACTTCCAACACAAGATGAATTTTTTGGAAGAGTTGCCGAGTTTGAAAAGCTCTCTCAGACGGTAAAATATTCAAACAATCTTCTTATCTATTCAAAAAGAAGAATGGGAAAAAGCTCTTTGATAAAAACATTTTTTGAGCAAAATAGCAAAGAGTATTTGACTATTTATGTGGATATATTTGATATTACTTCCAAAGAAGATTTTGCTCACAAGCTTCTCAAAGCCCTTGCCAATGCAGGTAAATTTGACCTCAAAACAACTATCAAAAATCTAACTTCACTTTTCAAAAGGGTAAGAGTAGAGCCAACCATAGATACGAATACTTTGGAATATTCTATCAAGCCAATCATAGCGACACTTTCATTTGATGAGATGATGGAGGACTTTTTTCATTCTTTAAATGAACTATCCAAAACAAATAAAATCATAGTTGCCATAGATGAATTTCAACAAATTGCTAGTATTACAGATGTAAAACTAGATGCGATGATGAGAACATATATACAAGAAAGACAAAATATATCATATGTATTTTTAGGTTCAAAAAGACATCTTTTAACTTCTCTTTTTGAGTACAAATCACCATTATATGAGCTTGCTACTCCTATGCTTTTGGAGCCTTTAGACATAGATGCTATTTATGAATACTCAAAAAAACATCTTAAAGTATCTTATGACATAGTAGAGTATATCTATGACATAAGTGATGGGGAAACGAAAATGATACAAAATATCTTACATCTTATGTACCTACAAAAAGAAAAAGAGATTTCAAAAAATATGGTTGATGATGCCCTACAAGAGATAATAAATAGCAAAGATGGAAGTTACAAATTGCTTTTTGATACGCTAGGGAACAATCAAAAAATAGCCCTTAAGATTGTAGGTATCTATAAAAAAGGCTTTTTTGCAAATACCATACTGCAAGAATACAATATCAAAAAACAAACCCTACAATCTTCAGTTGATGCCCTTTTTGCCAAAGAACTCATCGATAAAGAAGATGATAGATATTTTATCCCTGATAGAGCGTTTGAGCTTTGGGTTGAGAGGCTGTAG
- the ccoO gene encoding cytochrome-c oxidase, cbb3-type subunit II, whose amino-acid sequence MFHWLEQRPFFFAVAVFLVVAFAGIIEIIPDFAKQSKPVVGTKPYTILELTGRHVYIKDSCNACHSQLIRPFKSETDRYGMYSLSGEYAYDRPFLWGSKRTGPDLWRVGNYRTTDWHENHMWDPKSVVPGSIMPAYKHHFTNIADVETAYAEAYTVKAVFNTPYDVDINGDGSVDVPLGTWEEAKARALEEARAIAADMKNQSVKDAVARGEIPEIVALIAYMNSLK is encoded by the coding sequence ATGTTTCATTGGTTAGAACAAAGACCGTTTTTCTTCGCGGTAGCAGTATTTTTAGTAGTAGCATTTGCCGGTATTATTGAAATAATTCCAGATTTTGCAAAACAAAGTAAACCTGTAGTTGGTACTAAACCGTACACAATTTTAGAGCTTACTGGAAGACATGTATATATAAAAGATAGCTGTAATGCTTGCCATTCACAGTTGATTAGACCATTCAAATCAGAAACTGATAGATATGGTATGTATTCACTAAGTGGTGAGTATGCTTATGATAGACCTTTCTTATGGGGTTCAAAAAGAACTGGTCCAGATCTTTGGAGGGTAGGAAACTACAGAACTACAGACTGGCATGAAAACCATATGTGGGATCCAAAATCAGTTGTTCCAGGCTCAATTATGCCTGCATACAAACATCACTTTACAAATATAGCTGATGTTGAGACTGCATATGCAGAAGCTTACACTGTAAAAGCTGTATTTAATACGCCTTATGATGTAGATATCAATGGTGATGGTAGTGTTGATGTTCCTCTAGGAACTTGGGAAGAAGCGAAAGCTAGAGCTTTAGAAGAAGCTAGAGCAATTGCTGCTGATATGAAAAATCAATCAGTAAAAGATGCAGTAGCTCGTGGTGAGATTCCTGAAATCGTTGCATTAATTGCTTATATGAATTCACTAAAATAA
- a CDS encoding helix-turn-helix domain-containing protein produces MNNELLKKLQLSQKKAKNTLKNKLNANSSFGTLTDDEIAKVLAIRAKELRISQNKKQIDLSEEAMLSSPTTYSNFEQKGAISMINFIKIMRTFGRLEELEKLLLPTPKEEIERLEKGRRERVK; encoded by the coding sequence ATGAATAATGAACTATTAAAAAAACTCCAACTTTCCCAAAAAAAAGCCAAAAATACACTAAAAAACAAACTAAATGCCAATAGTTCATTTGGAACGCTTACAGATGATGAAATAGCAAAAGTTTTGGCAATAAGAGCAAAAGAATTGAGAATCTCTCAAAATAAAAAACAAATAGATTTGAGTGAAGAAGCCATGCTAAGCTCACCCACAACTTACTCAAATTTTGAGCAAAAAGGGGCTATTTCTATGATAAATTTTATCAAAATTATGAGAACTTTTGGAAGACTTGAAGAGCTAGAAAAGCTACTTCTGCCTACTCCCAAAGAAGAAATTGAGAGACTTGAAAAGGGGAGAAGAGAGAGGGTGAAGTAG
- the ccoN gene encoding cytochrome-c oxidase, cbb3-type subunit I: MQNGAKIEYDYSVAKAFTFATILFGIIGMVIGVVLAFQLAFPELNYLAGEYGTFSRLRPLHTNGVAFGFTLSGIFATWYYVGQRVLKVSLKESPFLMGVAKLHFALYFITILLAVVTLFMGITTSKEYAELEWPLDLLVVVWWVLWGVSIFGLIGIRRERTLYISVWYYIASFLAVAMLYLFNNMAVPTALVSGYGSILHSVSMYAGTNDALVQWWYGHNAVGFIFTVPIIAMIYYFLPKESAQNVYSYKLSILAFWGLLFVYLWAGGHHLIYSTVPDWMQTMGSVMSIVLILPSWGSAINMLLTMKGEWNQLQTNPLIKFMILASTFYMLSTIEGPIQSIKSVNAIAHFTDWIPGHVHDGVLGWVVFMIMAALFHMAPRMYGREIYSKSLMETQFWLQTTAIVLYFTSMWIAGITQGMMWRAYDEYGSLVYSFIDTVTVLQPYYTIRAVGGLMYLIGFLMFAYNMYKTATAGRVLDKEPVNASPMAA, translated from the coding sequence ATGCAAAACGGTGCAAAAATTGAGTACGATTACTCAGTTGCAAAAGCGTTTACGTTTGCGACAATTTTGTTTGGTATCATTGGTATGGTAATAGGTGTTGTATTAGCATTCCAATTAGCGTTTCCAGAGCTAAATTATTTAGCTGGGGAATATGGTACATTTTCAAGATTAAGACCACTTCACACTAATGGTGTTGCTTTTGGTTTTACTCTTAGTGGTATCTTTGCTACATGGTATTATGTAGGTCAAAGAGTATTAAAAGTCTCTCTTAAAGAGTCTCCATTTTTGATGGGTGTTGCAAAGTTGCATTTCGCACTTTACTTCATCACTATTCTTTTAGCTGTTGTTACTCTATTTATGGGTATTACTACTTCAAAAGAGTATGCAGAACTTGAGTGGCCTTTAGATTTACTTGTTGTTGTATGGTGGGTACTATGGGGTGTATCTATATTTGGACTTATTGGTATTAGAAGAGAAAGAACTCTTTATATATCTGTATGGTACTATATAGCATCTTTCTTAGCTGTTGCTATGCTTTATCTATTTAACAATATGGCTGTTCCAACTGCACTTGTATCTGGATATGGTTCTATCTTACACTCAGTTTCTATGTATGCAGGTACAAATGATGCACTAGTACAATGGTGGTATGGACACAACGCAGTTGGTTTCATATTTACTGTTCCAATTATTGCTATGATTTATTACTTCTTACCAAAAGAATCTGCACAAAATGTTTATTCATATAAACTTTCAATCTTAGCTTTCTGGGGTCTATTATTTGTTTATCTATGGGCAGGTGGACACCACTTGATTTATAGTACTGTTCCAGATTGGATGCAAACTATGGGTTCAGTTATGTCAATAGTTCTTATTTTACCATCATGGGGTTCAGCTATTAATATGCTTTTAACTATGAAGGGTGAGTGGAATCAATTACAAACAAATCCATTGATTAAATTTATGATTCTTGCTTCAACATTCTATATGTTGAGTACAATTGAAGGTCCAATTCAATCAATCAAATCTGTTAATGCTATTGCACACTTTACTGACTGGATTCCTGGTCACGTTCATGATGGTGTTTTAGGATGGGTTGTATTTATGATTATGGCGGCATTGTTCCACATGGCTCCAAGAATGTATGGTAGAGAAATTTACTCTAAATCATTAATGGAAACACAATTCTGGTTACAAACTACTGCAATCGTTCTTTACTTTACATCTATGTGGATCGCTGGTATTACACAAGGTATGATGTGGAGAGCTTATGATGAATATGGTTCACTAGTTTACTCATTTATAGATACAGTAACTGTTCTTCAACCTTACTATACAATTAGAGCTGTTGGTGGATTGATGTATTTAATTGGTTTCTTGATGTTTGCGTACAATATGTACAAAACGGCAACTGCAGGTAGAGTTCTTGATAAAGAACCTGTTAATGCATCGCCTATGGCAGCTTAA
- the dgt gene encoding dGTPase has translation MINYNKKLTLDREFYPSNHIDSSIESDRGRILSSAALRRLQKRTQVFALELNASIRTRLTHSLEVAQTARFIAKSILSKLHKNGLNTYGLDGLENAFVSTAEMTSLLHDIGNPPFGHFAEQTINKWLKIHALPILDSFDTSTDKSKELKTLIAKDLCNYDGNAQAIRIIAKLQRLNLSYTQILSVLKYTRGAFEDKPNKGDRFDYLKKKPGYYYSEKDFIHKLQEILNVNQGCRFPITYIMEAADDISYLTADLEDSVEKGILSLEEVYNHLKKECELQNEKFLLEIINKQYEKAKKDEEPYQFNMFFTLTRASIVTALVAYVADVFVTNHEAIFNGTFNASLLKHDKNSDYFKAIEILEKISAKHIYQDKDVQTLELQGYTIINGLLDKYKPLLELKSSDFSQLIKDERIDCFLSMRLIKRLSSKQIVAYKNDVVKLDTTDEEAYKILEWYHRVRLIIDYISGMTDDFALKEYQTLSAV, from the coding sequence ATGATTAACTACAACAAAAAACTAACTCTAGACAGAGAGTTTTATCCCTCTAATCATATAGATTCATCAATAGAAAGCGATAGAGGTCGTATCTTATCTTCCGCAGCTCTACGAAGACTTCAAAAAAGAACACAAGTTTTTGCTCTTGAGCTAAACGCTTCTATCCGTACAAGACTTACTCATTCTTTAGAGGTAGCACAAACTGCGAGGTTTATTGCTAAGAGTATTTTGTCCAAACTACATAAAAATGGCTTGAATACTTATGGTTTAGATGGGCTTGAAAATGCTTTTGTTTCTACTGCTGAGATGACTAGTCTTTTACACGATATTGGCAATCCCCCTTTTGGACACTTTGCAGAGCAAACCATCAACAAATGGCTCAAAATTCATGCCCTACCTATTTTGGATAGTTTTGATACCTCTACAGATAAATCAAAAGAATTAAAAACACTAATAGCAAAAGATTTATGCAACTACGACGGCAATGCACAAGCGATTAGGATAATTGCAAAACTGCAAAGATTAAACTTGTCATATACGCAAATCTTATCTGTTTTGAAGTACACTAGAGGTGCTTTTGAAGATAAACCAAACAAAGGTGATAGATTTGATTATCTCAAAAAAAAGCCAGGGTATTACTACAGTGAAAAAGATTTTATTCATAAGCTCCAAGAAATATTAAATGTAAATCAAGGTTGTAGATTTCCTATCACATACATTATGGAAGCAGCAGATGATATATCGTATCTTACTGCTGATTTGGAAGATTCTGTAGAAAAAGGGATATTGTCTTTGGAGGAAGTATATAATCACTTGAAAAAAGAGTGTGAATTGCAAAATGAAAAGTTTTTGTTGGAAATTATCAATAAACAATACGAAAAAGCAAAAAAAGATGAAGAACCATATCAATTTAATATGTTTTTTACACTTACAAGAGCATCCATAGTGACTGCTTTAGTTGCTTATGTTGCCGATGTATTCGTAACTAACCACGAAGCTATTTTCAATGGTACTTTTAATGCCTCTTTACTAAAACATGACAAAAACAGCGACTATTTCAAAGCAATAGAAATACTTGAGAAAATATCTGCAAAACATATTTATCAAGACAAAGATGTACAAACTTTAGAACTACAAGGATATACTATTATCAATGGACTTTTGGATAAATATAAGCCACTTTTAGAATTAAAAAGTAGTGATTTTAGCCAACTAATCAAAGATGAAAGAATAGATTGTTTCTTATCCATGAGACTCATAAAAAGACTATCATCAAAACAAATAGTAGCTTATAAAAACGATGTGGTAAAACTTGATACCACAGATGAAGAAGCTTACAAAATCCTAGAATGGTATCACAGAGTAAGACTAATTATTGATTATATTAGTGGAATGACTGATGATTTTGCTTTAAAAGAGTATCAAACATTATCTGCGGTATGA
- a CDS encoding DUF4006 family protein, which produces MAGNTQMNDNERGLFSLLHGLSGFLIAVVLLLGILAFLTINAIVVQQNEAQNPYQVNTDINGLKFNAPSAEQYKNVDYSPSK; this is translated from the coding sequence ATGGCTGGAAATACACAAATGAATGATAATGAAAGAGGACTTTTTAGTCTTCTTCACGGTTTAAGTGGATTTTTGATAGCGGTAGTATTACTTTTAGGGATACTTGCTTTTTTAACTATAAATGCTATTGTAGTTCAACAAAATGAAGCTCAAAATCCATATCAAGTAAATACAGATATAAATGGTCTAAAATTTAATGCACCTTCAGCGGAGCAATATAAAAATGTAGACTATTCACCATCGAAGTAA
- the hypF gene encoding carbamoyltransferase HypF has protein sequence MTRYKIQISGIVQGVGFRPFVKNLALQYQINGFVKNDSNGVEIEVQGDEGLLDEFVSQIKQNPPPLAKIVDFEVSKIALQNDEDFKIILSDGTKTKTTFVSPDMKICKDCISDITNPKSRFYGYFATNCTNCGPRYTIIKTLPYDRVNTSMSDFEMCDECKGEYNDSSNRRFHAQPISCPKCGPKLSLYDDKHTLIQCDAIEKTAQLIKEGKIIAIKGLGGFHIVCDSTNSHTILKLRSAKNRPSKPYALMCKDILQIKKIAFISPKEEEVLTSIQAPIVILNKKENSLISDLVAPDIDKVGCMLPYTPLQVLLFEQLNTPLIATSANLKDEPIIINKNEIFKKLPFVEYILDFDRDIINGVDDSVVQIVSNHLQVLRLARGYTPYSHKLSSKIEKNILAVGANQKNTISLAFDDNVILSPHIGDLESIESLEYFVRTITTFKRFYDFLPQMVLCDKHPNYETTKWAKKQNVILHQVQHHKAHLNSIKLEHNLKGSDFVGFIFDGTGYGEDDTLWGGEVFVGEQRKYHFKPIKLLGGDKAIKEPRRVALSMLFEKFDLYGIKELDLEVIKMFSQNELVLLYQSYIKNINAPQSSSVGRLFDAIASFSNILQVSTYEGESGLLVEKYYTSTIDEYFKYSIINGIIEINIVDFILHNSYNIYELCTLFINTLSQIIIDIALLEQKEVILSGGVFQNKALLTKCIQKLEEKDIKYYFGSTIPVNDGGISLGQVFSVL, from the coding sequence ATGACAAGATACAAAATACAAATCAGCGGTATTGTTCAAGGGGTGGGGTTTCGTCCTTTTGTGAAAAATCTTGCACTCCAATATCAAATAAATGGATTTGTCAAAAATGATTCTAATGGGGTGGAGATAGAAGTCCAAGGTGATGAGGGGCTTTTGGATGAGTTTGTGTCACAAATCAAGCAAAACCCACCACCTCTTGCTAAAATTGTTGACTTTGAAGTCTCTAAAATAGCACTCCAAAATGATGAAGATTTCAAGATAATTTTATCTGATGGTACAAAAACTAAGACCACTTTTGTCTCCCCTGATATGAAAATTTGCAAAGATTGCATAAGTGATATCACCAATCCTAAATCAAGATTTTATGGATATTTTGCTACCAATTGCACAAACTGCGGTCCAAGATATACCATCATCAAAACCCTTCCTTATGATAGAGTCAATACCTCTATGAGTGATTTTGAGATGTGTGATGAGTGCAAGGGTGAGTATAATGATAGCTCAAATAGAAGATTTCACGCACAGCCAATATCTTGCCCAAAGTGTGGTCCAAAGCTATCTTTGTATGATGATAAGCATACCTTGATACAATGTGATGCGATAGAAAAAACTGCCCAGCTTATAAAAGAGGGCAAGATAATAGCTATCAAAGGGTTAGGGGGCTTTCATATTGTATGTGATAGTACAAATTCCCATACAATCTTGAAGTTAAGAAGTGCTAAAAATAGACCATCAAAGCCATATGCACTTATGTGCAAAGATATATTACAAATCAAAAAAATTGCATTTATTTCGCCAAAGGAGGAAGAAGTTCTTACATCAATTCAAGCACCAATTGTAATACTTAACAAAAAAGAAAACAGCTTGATATCTGATTTGGTAGCACCTGATATTGATAAAGTAGGATGTATGCTCCCTTATACACCTTTGCAAGTTTTGCTTTTTGAACAACTAAACACACCACTTATTGCCACAAGTGCAAATTTAAAAGATGAACCTATAATTATAAACAAAAACGAAATCTTTAAAAAGCTCCCTTTTGTTGAGTATATTCTTGATTTTGATAGAGATATTATAAATGGAGTTGATGACTCTGTAGTTCAAATAGTATCAAATCATCTTCAAGTACTTAGACTAGCTCGTGGTTATACTCCATATTCTCACAAATTATCATCAAAGATAGAAAAAAATATTTTAGCAGTTGGTGCAAATCAAAAAAATACAATATCATTAGCTTTTGACGATAATGTTATTTTGAGTCCACATATAGGAGACCTTGAAAGTATTGAAAGTTTAGAGTATTTTGTAAGAACTATTACTACATTTAAAAGATTTTATGATTTTTTGCCACAGATGGTTTTATGTGACAAACATCCCAATTACGAAACAACAAAATGGGCAAAAAAGCAAAATGTAATATTACATCAAGTCCAACATCACAAAGCTCATCTAAATAGCATAAAATTAGAACACAACCTTAAAGGGAGTGATTTTGTAGGATTTATTTTTGATGGGACTGGCTATGGTGAGGATGATACACTTTGGGGTGGTGAAGTTTTTGTGGGAGAGCAAAGAAAATATCACTTCAAACCTATTAAACTTCTTGGTGGAGACAAAGCTATAAAAGAACCAAGAAGAGTAGCACTTAGTATGCTTTTTGAAAAGTTTGATTTATATGGTATTAAAGAGCTTGATTTGGAAGTAATAAAAATGTTTAGTCAAAATGAGCTAGTGCTATTATATCAAAGTTATATCAAAAATATAAATGCACCCCAAAGTAGCTCTGTTGGGAGGTTATTTGATGCTATAGCCTCATTTTCTAATATATTACAAGTTAGTACATATGAAGGAGAAAGTGGACTTTTAGTAGAAAAATACTATACAAGCACAATAGATGAATATTTTAAATATAGTATAATAAATGGTATAATAGAGATAAATATAGTAGATTTTATATTACATAACAGTTACAATATTTATGAACTTTGTACACTTTTTATTAATACATTATCCCAAATTATAATAGATATAGCACTTTTAGAGCAAAAAGAAGTCATACTAAGTGGAGGAGTTTTCCAAAATAAAGCCTTATTGACAAAATGTATACAAAAGCTAGAAGAAAAGGATATAAAATACTATTTTGGTAGTACTATCCCTGTTAATGATGGTGGGATAAGTTTAGGACAAGTATTTAGTGTATTATAA